From Halorientalis litorea:
TGAGCAACGACGCGAGAACGTCGGCCTTCTGCTTGTCTGTACCCGTGCCGGTCAGTCCTTGACCAGTCTCGTCTACGAGCAAAAAGAAGTGGTCTCGGGACTTCTTGAATAGCGTCTCGACCTGTTCGTATGTCTCGACGTGTTCCACGCGGTCGTTCCGTTCGGCAGCGGATTCGAGATTCGAGAGAATCCGACCGCGGGTAATCATGTGCCACTCGTCGGCCGCGCCGTGGCCCCAGTCGGTCTTCCCGGCGTTCATCCCGCCGGTAACGAACATCACCGTCGCCTCAGAGACGAGCGTCGGATGCAACCACGCACGGTACGCACCGCTCCCGGCGTCTTTCTCGTGGTCTACCTGACCGATGCCGTACTGCATCTGCGAGACGTTCCCCTCGGTGACGGCGTCGGTGAGGGTGTCGGTCCCTTCGTTCCGGAGGATAGTCTGGTACAGTTCGCTCTCCGTTACGTCGTTCATGCCGGTGTGTTGGGTTGAGTCGAAGGCTGTGGCGAGCGTATTCAGTAGCTCCCGCGGACCGTCTCGGGGAACCATCCCAGCGTGAGGGTGAGTCTCGTCTACGTCGCCCGAGCGGATGCGCTCACGGAGGAACGCGGCCGCGTATGTCGTCTGTTCGCCGTCGTTGCTCATTCCGCACCCTCCGTAACAGTGGCCGATTCTCGCGGCGTCTCACCGTTCTCAGACGGCCCCGTGCTTTCTCCGTTCTGTGCCACCTGTTCGCCGTCGGCACTCTCCATGAGCTTCTGCGGGTCGGCTTCGTCGCCGAGTGCATCCTCGACGGCCCGCTCGATGTTCTCGCCGGAGTAGATAGACGCCGACTCGACTTCCCCAATCAGGTCGTTGAGGATGTCGTCGAGTGCCGAGCGAACGATACCGGCGAGCCGCATCCGAAGGGCGATACCCTGCTGGGCGCGTTCTTCGAGGGTCTCGCGGATTTCAGCGATACGCTCCCGGTCCGCGACGAGTTCCAGCGGCCGGGCGGACCCGCGCCACGTCGCTTCGGCGGTCATGCTCTCGCGGTCGAAGCTGGTACACTCGTACACCTCAACGATAGCGTCGGGCTGGTACAACTCCCCCTCTACGACTTCGACTTCGGCCCACGAGTCGGGCGTGAATGTCCACAGTTCGATGCCGTCACCGCCCTCCTTGACGACGAGAAGGAATATCCAGCGAATCGTTTTGAGCCACGAAATCACCTTCTTGGCGGGCAGGTAGCCGAGGCCGACGCCCGCGCCACAGGACAGTCCGGCGATGACGAGCGGACGCGGGACTGACGGGAGCGAGATACCGAAGTACCATACCGCCGCGAGGACGCCGACGGAGCCGAGTCCTATCCACGTCGAGTACGCCGCCAGCACGCCCTCGAAGAACTCCCGCCACGTGTACCCCGCTGAATCGTCCGGAACGTCGTGTGAGTCCGTCATAGGATACGGCGCACCTCCTTGTGTTCGCTGTCGAGTTCACGGCGCGAGAGGACCATAACGATGGAGACGCCGCCAGCGAAACCGCCGAGAGCGGCCAGTCGCGTCTCGCTCCACGTCGGGGGGCCGTCGAACCACGAGTTCGATGCGCTGACGATAGTGCCCCACGGGGCGGCCGACCCTTCGACGGAGACCGCAACGGCGGCCTGTCCGTTGGCCTTCGTCACGTCGACGCCGACGCGTATCTCGTCGCCGGGGTCGAGCGTCCGTTCGGTCTGGTCGGGTTCGCCGCCGGTCCCGTCCGACAGCCAACCAGCGTCGTAGACGGTCACATCGACTGACTCGCCGTGGTCGGCGGGAAGTGCCAAGTCGAGATACCCGCGGCCGTCGTCGGTCATGCCGGACCCGACGACACGGACGCCGCCGACGACAGCAGTGGCGTTGCGGTCCGTCTCGGTCTCCGGTTGGGGTTCGGGCGTCGGCGTTGGCGTCGGCGTCTCTGTTGGCGTCTCTGTCGGCGTCGTGACGGCCGTGATGTTCTCCGTGTCGGGGATGTCAACCGAGACGCCCGAGTCGGTGCTGTTGTTGGCGGGCGCGGGCTGTCCGACGGCCGCGCCGGAGGCGATACTACACGTGACGATAATCGCCGCGATGAGTGTGAAAAAACGCATTGTTGAGTAGTGTTAGTCGCGTCTTCGCCGGATTTCGTCCGGGATGCGGTTGATGGTCACACCGCCGCTATTGCCCTCTCTCGACCGGACGAGGAGGTACCCGCCGCCGAGGGCAAGCACGCCGATGATGATGGGACTGGGACCACCGCCGCCGCCGAATAGGCCACCGAGAAGGCCGTCGCTCCCCTCTCGAATCTCCTGTTGTCGCTGGTTGATTGCGGCGGACCGATTGGCGTAGGCGTCCATCTTGGCGGCGTAGCCGTTGATGCTGGATGTGTTCCAGTCCGCGGTTTCGTAGGCGACGGAGCCGTTCCGGTCACTCGACCCGTCGGGAAGTTGCCGGGACTGGATGGTGAACGGACTGTTGATGGTCTCCGTGCCGTCGTCAGTCACGAGATACTGGATGCCCTCAAGAGTCGCCGGGTCGTACTGTTGACCAAGCTGGAACTCGTTTCCCGAGGGTAACCCGTCGGACATGAGGATGCCCTGTTTGACCGACCCGTTGACCGAGACGTTCATGACGGTCGTGTTGGCCAAGCTGAGGGGCGTTTTCGCGCCTGCGGCCCGGAGCGTCGAGATAGCCCACGTCGAGGTGTCGTCTTCGGGGCTGTACTGTTCAGCCTGAAGCGTTGGGTCGATGAGGTCTTGAGGGCTGATTTCGCCGTTCTGGACGGCATCATACGCGCGGTCGGCGAAGGCGTCGAGTTCCTGTTCGGTGGTCGCCTCTTGATTTTTCAGTTTTTCCCACGAGGCAGTGAGGCTCTTGTTGCTGTTTGACGAGTACCAGATTGTGTGATGCTCGCCGTTGCCGTCCGGGTCGAGAGCCTTCAATTCAGAGAATTGCGTAGGGATGCCGGAGCCTGCGAGGGGGGCGTCGGTGGCTCCGGTCGTGAGAACCAGCAGTTTCATCTCGGCCTTCGAGCCGTTCAGTAGCTCGACTTGTGCGGTGGTGGTGTTCGGAGTGGGCCAGTCGTCAGTCGTGAGTTGACTGAAGATGTTACTGGTCCCGCCCGTGGCGTTGGACGACTCCCAGCGGGCGGCCTGATTGGCGACAGTCTCGACGATGATGTCGTTCTGTTTGATGAGTTCGGCCTGTTGGCGAGAGTACCAGTCTTCGGAGGTGTCGATGCCGTCGGTTTTGGCTTCAGCGGTACTCTTGCCCTCGTCCAGCGAGCGGATGATTGCGTTTTTGCCCTCGCTCCGGGCGATGGACGAGCCAGCCTCGGCGTTGTTCTGAATCGCCGTGGCCTGCAGGTCGGCCTGCTGGCGCATCGTTTCAGCCTGATAGTACATCTGCTGATGCGTCTCTTGGGCGTCGAGGCCCGCGAGTTCGTTGGCGGCCTGTGTGCCGGTTAGACAGTCCGTGACGGCACACGTAGCCACCGAACCGAGGGCGATACCGACACTCACCGCCGTGTCAGTAACCGCCCCTGCCTCTGCCTCTTGGACCGGCGAGGCAGGCCCGTCGTAGACGAGCGCGCCGCCCGCGGCCGTGCCGACCACGGCGAACGCCAGCAGGACCGACAGCGTTTGTCGAGTCAGTCGTCGCATTGGTCCACCTCCGTGACGGCCCGGCGAACCTCTCGGTCCGTCGCGCCGTCGGATTCGTGCCGGAGGATACCCGGCAGTAGTCTTCGTAGTATCATGCTTTCCTCACAGAATCCAGCCCATGACGAACTGTCCGGAGGTGACGGTGCCGACGTAGACGAGTCCCCACAGGTCCGCCGACTGGAAGAAGTGGGCGACGGTCGAGGGGAAGACAACCCAGCCAATCATGAGCGCGAGCGTCCCGAAGACGGCCCCCGCGTAGTATTGGTCGAGGTTCTGAACGTCGTCCCGGAGCGAGCCGAGAGAGGTGTTGTCGTTCGTGGCGACCGTCAGGACGATGGCGGCGAAGCCAAGCACCCACGCGGTACTGAGCGAGATGCCCGAGACAGTCCAGACGGTTTCGGCGAAGTTGACGCCGAAGAGGTCGAACGAACCGATGCCAGTGACGATGAATCCCGTCATCGACGTGACGACGAGAAGTGCGGTGTCGATAGGGTCGAGTTGCGTTTTCATTGTCGTATTAGTCGGTTAACCACCGACGAATACCACTAAGTAATTAACCGGGTAATAATCCTAGGAGCGCGGTGGAAGTAGAAAGGCAGATGTGAATGTTCGCTTCTGTTAAGCAGACCCGAACATTCGAATACCCTGAACCCGTGTGTCTTTATATGGGAACCACCTCGCAACCCCCC
This genomic window contains:
- a CDS encoding helix-turn-helix domain-containing protein — its product is MSNDGEQTTYAAAFLRERIRSGDVDETHPHAGMVPRDGPRELLNTLATAFDSTQHTGMNDVTESELYQTILRNEGTDTLTDAVTEGNVSQMQYGIGQVDHEKDAGSGAYRAWLHPTLVSEATVMFVTGGMNAGKTDWGHGAADEWHMITRGRILSNLESAAERNDRVEHVETYEQVETLFKKSRDHFFLLVDETGQGLTGTGTDKQKADVLASLLKLVRKGDAPPGTKRCICFIGQTIKDLDKDLRRLVAQTGAFVHKPSKKKLEVYGDSLVSSSAEIQSTSPEQTFNGIPKSRITFDTTEEPTFDMSGALEDGDSRNPDDVENEMKEQHAQRLRDEGMSGTDIAEIVGMSKTWVYNHTEKPDGE